The following nucleotide sequence is from Geothermobacter hydrogeniphilus.
CAAGATCGAAAAAGGGGTGGCCGCCAGCGCCAGTCAATCCCGGCAAGCTGATTGCCCGGTTCATTGGAGAGAGATATCCCCTCACTGCCGCGGTTGTCCCTGCCGAGGATGAGATCGATCAGCGAGTCAAGATCTTCCGGCCGCCCCTCTCCGCCCCATTGCGCCGTTCTCGACAAACCAATCTCAAGATCCCGATTCGGACGAAAACTGAACCGGGCCCCCAGCAACTTGGAATGGGAGACAAACCTGCTGTTTTCCAGGCGCCCCGCAAACCCTTCCAGCTTCCAGGGCCCGAGCCAGTTCAGAATCGGCCACGAGAAGGGTACGGACTGCTTGCGCTGGAAGCTGAACCCGGGCACCGGCCTGGCACTGGTGGACAATATCAGGCTTCCGTCCCAGCCGGGCCCCCACCAGCGATCCTGGGCCCCGAATGAGAAGATCCAATTGCCGAATGTTGCCGCGATGTAGGAACCGTCAAAGCGTACGGCATTACCGTCCGCGGGATCATCCAGGGCCTTTACCTCAAGCCGCGCGGCAAATCTTTTCCCCAACCATTCAATTGCGCTGCCGGCCTCGGCCCGCTCCCGTGGTGTCGTCTGAAAAGACCGAAAAACAAGCGGGTTGTCTGCCACGGAAAAGAAGCTTTCCCGGGAAGTTATACCGGGGCGACGAACCTTCCGAAACTGCTGCCGTAGACGCATCGCCGCGCTGTCGGCCCAGGGCACGTTCGTTTTAATCTCGGCATTCCGGACAGAGGTGAAATCTGCCAGAGAAACCGGCCATGAACTTAACGGAGCGTTGGTGACACCTTCATCCGACAGCAGTTGCAGGTCATGCCGAGCCAGAAGGTCACCGGGAGGTTGCCAGGGCGCGGCCAGCAGAGAAGATGAAAAAAAGACCCCCCCACAAAAAAAAAGCAATAAACGCCAGCCAAACATCAAACCTCGCCAGCAGCAGAAGACGCGGAAAAGACGAACAGGTCAACCCTGCATTCTGTCCCACAAAAGAGTTGATTTACTACGGACCCAACCAATACACAGGTACGAAACAATACACACCGACAAAAAACAGAAGAACAATACATGTTGCGGAAAAGGCGAGAGAAGAGTAGCACAGAGAAGAGCAACCCCACACCAGAAAAAGGCAATCAGGCAGATAACAACAACGGTCAGGGGGTGAGGAATGCCAAAATCCTGAAAAATATAATGCAGGTGCGTACGGTCCGGAGAGAGGGGATTTTTACCCTTTGCAATCCGTCGAAACATGACAACCAGAGTATCAATAATGGGAACTCCGAGAATAATCAGAGGCAAAATTGGTTGAATCGGTTTTCCTCCATACCCCTGGCTCAGAACAACAGCGATGATCCCCAGAGAATAACCCAGGAAAAGCGACCCGCTGTCTCCCATAAAAATCTTCGCGGGATGGATATTGTAGCGAATGAACCCAACCACCCCTCCACCAACGGCAAGGCAATAAATCACAACCGTCTCATTCCCGCACCCTATCCCCAGTGCCAGGAAGGAAAACAGGGCTATCAGCCCGAAGCCGGCAGCCAGGGCATCAAGACCATCCAGCATGTTGACAGCATTGATGACCCCGACAACTGCAAAGATCGTAAAAAACTCACTGTAACTCGCAGAAAAGACAACATTCCCGCCACCGAAAAGGTTTCCAAGATTAACAATATGAATATCTCCCCAGAAGACGGCGATGGAAACACCCAGAACCTGCCCCATCAACTTGACCGCCGGCCGAATTTCCATCCCGTCATCGATCACACCGGTCAACCAGATCAGGAATCCACCGGTCAAAATTGCCGCCATCTCCCTGGAGAGAGTACCGACACACAGGATCCCCAGTGAAGCCCCCAGGAAAATCGCAATACCACCCAACCGGGGGATCCCGGTCGAATGCTTTTTGCGC
It contains:
- a CDS encoding capsule assembly Wzi family protein, with product MADNPLVFRSFQTTPRERAEAGSAIEWLGKRFAARLEVKALDDPADGNAVRFDGSYIAATFGNWIFSFGAQDRWWGPGWDGSLILSTSARPVPGFSFQRKQSVPFSWPILNWLGPWKLEGFAGRLENSRFVSHSKLLGARFSFRPNRDLEIGLSRTAQWGGEGRPEDLDSLIDLILGRDNRGSEGISLSNEPGNQLAGIDWRWRPPLFRSCNYAIYGQIVGEDEAGGFPSRPMGLGGLEHWGGAFAGSYRVYLEVADTSLDFYHSSVRYNKAYEHFIYKTGYRYKGRPLGHTMDNDGQSASLGWLWSGPAGIAWGGHLLYARLNRDGEDVLPPGGNLISLDRKSKLRRILFFHQRQLGRGKLFFQAGAAFWDSDQGDDTDLILGLSWNLSL
- a CDS encoding glycosyltransferase family 4 protein codes for the protein MLVSFFIAVIASTLLTPCLIRWAHSRGILDQPGGRKKHSTGIPRLGGIAIFLGASLGILCVGTLSREMAAILTGGFLIWLTGVIDDGMEIRPAVKLMGQVLGVSIAVFWGDIHIVNLGNLFGGGNVVFSASYSEFFTIFAVVGVINAVNMLDGLDALAAGFGLIALFSFLALGIGCGNETVVIYCLAVGGGVVGFIRYNIHPAKIFMGDSGSLFLGYSLGIIAVVLSQGYGGKPIQPILPLIILGVPIIDTLVVMFRRIAKGKNPLSPDRTHLHYIFQDFGIPHPLTVVVICLIAFFWCGVALLCATLLSPFPQHVLFFCFLSVCIVSYLCIGWVRSKSTLLWDRMQG